One Anoplopoma fimbria isolate UVic2021 breed Golden Eagle Sablefish chromosome 2, Afim_UVic_2022, whole genome shotgun sequence DNA window includes the following coding sequences:
- the mesd gene encoding LRP chaperone MESD produces MAACSGRLLLLCALLLCAESKKKKDVRDYDDADMARLLEQWEEGDDIEEGDLPEHKRSPPPIDFAKIDPSKPEELLKMSKKGKTLMVFATVAGDPTEKETEEVTGLWQGSLFNANFDIQRFVVGSNRVIFMLRDGSVAWEVKDFLVSQERCEDVTVEGQVFPGKAADKDDAKYKQQKEVNANKKSKKKKKKTETKKPDLEGNRAEHLKLEL; encoded by the exons ATGGCGGCCTGCAGcgggaggctgctgctgctctgcgctctgctgctctgcgccgagagcaagaagaagaaggacgtCCGGGACTATGACGACGCAGACATGGCCCGGCTGCTGGAGCAGTGGGAG GAGGGCGATGACATCGAGGAAGGAGACCTCCCGGAGCACAAGCGCTCTCCTCCCCCCATCGACTTCGCCAAGATTGACCCCTCCAAGCCGGAAGAGCTGCTCAAGATGTCCAAGAAGGGCAAGACTCTGATGGTGTTCGCCACGGTGGCTGGAGACCCCACCGAGAAAGAGACGGAGGAGGTCACAGGCCTGTGGCAGGGCAGCCTCTTCAACGCCAACTTTGACATTCAGAG GTTCGTGGTGGGCTCCAACAGGGTGATCTTCATGCTGCGGGACGGCAGCGTGGCCTGGGAGGTCAAAGACTTCCTCGTGAGCCAGGAGCGCTGCGAGGACGTCACCGTGGAGGGGCAGGTGTTCCCCGGGAAGGCTGCCGACAAGGATGACGCCAAATACAAGCAGCAGAAAGAAGTCAACGCCAACAAgaagagcaagaagaagaagaagaagactgagACCAAGAAGCCCGACTTGGAGGGGAACCGTGCCGAGCATCTGAAACTGGAGCTGTGA
- the tlnrd1 gene encoding LOW QUALITY PROTEIN: talin rod domain-containing protein 1 (The sequence of the model RefSeq protein was modified relative to this genomic sequence to represent the inferred CDS: inserted 2 bases in 2 codons), translating to MASGGSGRSASEGSPSTPGGSLQQRKRLSSICDSCKAKMQLVADLLLLSSETRPVMTSEGVAVADTFDQCRDTVIARTKELSILTHDIQSQLNMGRFTEVGERLLEVADLVVSLTECSAHAAYLAAVXDPGSQPCLPGLVDRYKVTRCRHEVEQSCGVLRVAAMPDLXPQLLLELSQNISTNLKNLTDISSLASERSRDRFAKEQFKLSVKSMSTSGTAFLACVKEVKTQPSELTRSRCVLFSAALVQAVGALVGFATEPQFLGRAARLGGGEGGTDCGVGGAMSVVSACVLLTQGLRDVAQHPESSSKMADYRERLRNSACAVSDGCTLLTQALRERSSPRTLPPVNSHSVN from the exons ATGGCTAGCGGTGGCTCGGGCAGGTCGGCCAGCGAGGGATCCCCCAGCACGCCCGGCGGCAGCCTGCAGCAGAGGAAGCGCCTCTCCTCCATCTGCGACTCGTGCAAGGCCAAGATGCAGCTGGTGGccgacctgctgctgctgtccagcGAGACGCGGCCGGTCATGACCTCGGAGGGCGTGGCCGTGGCCGACACCTTCGACCAGTGCCGGGACACCGTCATCGCCAGGACCAAAGAGCTCTCCATCCTGACCCACGACATCCAGAGCCAGCTCAACATGGGCCGCTTCACCGAGGTGGGGGAGCGTCTCCTGGAGGTTGCCGACCTGGTGGTGTCGCTGACGGAGTGCTCGGCCCACGCCGCTTACCTGGCGGCCG GAGACCCCGGCTCCCAGCCCTGCCTGCCGGGCCTGGTGGACCGCTACAAGGTGACCCGCTGCCGGCACGAGGTGGAGCAGAGCTGCGGCGTCCTCAGGGTCGCGGCCATGCCCGACC ACCCCCAGCTGCTCCTCGAGCTCTCCCAGAACATCTCCACCAACCTCAAGAATCTCACCGACATCTCCTCGCTGGCCAGCGAGAGGTCCAGGGACCGCTTCGCCAAGGAGCAGTTCAAACTGAGCGTCAAGAGCATGAGCACCAGCGGCACCGCCTTCCTGGCGTGCGTCAAAGAGGTGAAGACGCAGCCCAGCGAGCTGACCCGGAGCCGCTGCGTCCTCTTCAGCGCGGCTCTGGTCCAGGCCGTCGGCGCCCTGGTCGGGTTCGCCACGGAGCCCCAGTTCCTGGGCCGAGCGGCGCGTCTCGGCGGAGGGGAAGGGGGTACAGACTGCGGTGTTGGGGGGGCCATGAGCGTGGTGTCGGCCTGCGTCCTCCTCACTCAGGGCCTCAGAGACGTCGCTCAGCACCCCGAGAGCAGCTCCAAGATGGCAGACTACCGCGAGCGTCTGCGCAACTCGGCGTGCGCCGTGTCCGACGGCTGCACGCTGCTCACTCAGGCTCTCAGAGAACGCTCCTCGCCACGGACTCTGCCGCCAGTCAACTCTCATTCTGTGAATTAG